The following are encoded in a window of Candidatus Krumholzibacteriia bacterium genomic DNA:
- the gatB gene encoding Asp-tRNA(Asn)/Glu-tRNA(Gln) amidotransferase subunit GatB, whose translation MDFEAVIGLEVHAQLRTASKIFCPCSTRFGAEPNTQTCPVCAGFPGVLPVLNEKVVEFALRAGLATHCTIRPRSRFARKNYFYPDLPKGYQISQFDEPLCEAGWLQIDGDGRRIRIHRIHLEEDAGKTLHDQDPGSSLVDLNRTGTPLIEIVSEPELRTPAEAHAYLTKLRQILVYLEICDGNMEEGSLRCDANVSVRPQGRSTLGVKVEIKNLNSFRGVEGALHFEIARHTALLEQGGRVVQETRLWDAEKQETRVLRSKEEAHDYRYFPEPDLLPLVVGAAWLETVRQALPELPDAKQERFERQYGLGRYDALVLTSTRTLADYYETAVAGGGDSKKVANWVQTELLGLLRARGLELESSPVQATSLGELVRLVDSGSLSGKMAKEVFADMAESGEAPAVIVARRGMQQIGDTATLQGLVDAALAAHPAEVAKYRAGKTKLLGYFVGEIMKASRGQAHPGTLEKLLLAALEAPAAGGEPRPPEAAGI comes from the coding sequence GTGGACTTCGAAGCAGTCATCGGCCTCGAGGTGCATGCGCAGCTGCGCACGGCGAGCAAGATCTTCTGCCCCTGCAGTACGCGCTTCGGTGCCGAGCCCAACACGCAGACCTGTCCGGTGTGCGCCGGTTTTCCCGGCGTGCTCCCGGTGCTGAACGAGAAGGTGGTGGAGTTCGCCCTGCGCGCCGGGCTCGCCACCCATTGCACCATCCGCCCGCGGAGTCGCTTCGCGCGCAAGAACTACTTCTACCCCGATCTCCCCAAGGGCTACCAGATCTCGCAGTTCGACGAGCCGCTCTGCGAGGCCGGCTGGCTGCAGATCGATGGCGACGGACGCCGCATCCGCATCCATCGCATCCATCTGGAAGAGGACGCGGGGAAAACGCTGCACGATCAGGACCCGGGCTCGAGCCTGGTGGATCTCAACCGCACCGGAACGCCGCTCATCGAGATCGTGAGCGAACCTGAGCTGCGCACTCCCGCCGAAGCCCACGCCTACCTCACCAAACTGCGCCAGATCCTGGTGTACCTGGAAATCTGCGACGGCAACATGGAAGAAGGCAGTTTGCGCTGCGACGCCAACGTCTCCGTGCGCCCGCAGGGGCGGTCGACTCTCGGCGTCAAGGTGGAGATCAAGAACCTCAACTCCTTCCGTGGCGTCGAGGGAGCGCTGCACTTCGAAATCGCCCGGCACACGGCACTTCTCGAGCAAGGCGGCCGCGTCGTCCAGGAGACGCGCCTGTGGGATGCAGAAAAGCAGGAAACCCGCGTGCTGCGCTCGAAGGAAGAAGCGCACGACTATCGCTATTTTCCCGAGCCCGATCTCCTGCCTCTCGTCGTCGGCGCGGCTTGGCTCGAAACCGTACGCCAGGCGTTGCCGGAGCTGCCCGATGCCAAGCAGGAGCGCTTCGAGCGGCAGTATGGCCTGGGGCGCTACGATGCCCTCGTGCTCACCAGCACCCGGACGCTGGCCGACTATTACGAGACCGCGGTGGCTGGTGGCGGCGATTCCAAGAAGGTGGCGAACTGGGTGCAGACGGAGCTCCTGGGTCTGCTTCGCGCCCGGGGGCTCGAGCTCGAGAGCTCCCCGGTGCAGGCGACATCTCTGGGAGAGCTGGTGCGCCTCGTCGACAGCGGCAGCTTGTCGGGGAAGATGGCGAAGGAGGTCTTCGCTGACATGGCCGAGAGCGGCGAGGCCCCGGCAGTGATCGTCGCTCGGCGGGGCATGCAGCAGATCGGGGATACGGCGACGTTACAAGGTCTCGTGGACGCGGCGCTCGCTGCGCATCCGGCGGAGGTCGCGAAGTATCGCGCCGGCAAGACCAAGCTCCTCGGTTACTTCGTCGGCGAGATCATGAAGGCCAGTCGGGGCCAGGCGCATCCCGGCACACTGGAGAAGCTGCTCCTCGCGGCGCTGGAAGCGCCCGCTGCGGGTGGAGAGCCGAGGCCCCCCGAGGCTGCCGGGATTTGA
- the gatA gene encoding Asp-tRNA(Asn)/Glu-tRNA(Gln) amidotransferase subunit GatA → MDPTPWTVTEVGEKLRDGSLTPTTLVESALARIEKHDGSLRCMTQVFAAEARRRARALESGAPQGPLWGIPYVAKEILSTRTGRTTCGSRFLEHYESPFDATVIERLDAAGAILLGKSNMDEFAMGSSTENSAFGPTRNPWDASRVPGGSSGGSAAAVAADFVGFGLGSDTGGSIRLPASFCGVVGLKPTYGRVSRYGLVAFASSLDQIGPLAKSVGDAALVFACIAGHDRRDSTSLPLAPPAHAGLGEPLPGLRVGVPRDWLGDGLDAAVRHDFDRVLERLRDAGAVLVDVQLPHASHGVASYYVVATAEAASNLARFDGVRYTRRAGAASDLATLFETSRREGFGDEVKRRILLGTFVLSSGYYDAYYLRAQKVRTLLRRDFDAAFARCDIIAVPAASTPPFRLGEKTSDPLQMYLSDIFTVPANLAGLPAISVPTGMSDGLPLGTQLLAPALEEARLLRAAAWLESLVGFVPLGQRRNGQGG, encoded by the coding sequence GTGGACCCGACGCCGTGGACGGTGACGGAGGTGGGGGAGAAGCTCCGCGACGGGTCGCTCACACCGACGACACTCGTCGAGTCCGCCCTCGCACGCATCGAGAAACACGATGGTTCTCTCCGCTGCATGACGCAGGTGTTCGCGGCGGAGGCGCGCCGGCGCGCCCGGGCGCTGGAGAGCGGTGCACCGCAAGGGCCCCTCTGGGGCATCCCTTACGTGGCGAAGGAGATCCTGTCGACGCGGACCGGACGCACGACCTGCGGGTCGCGCTTCCTCGAACACTACGAGAGTCCTTTCGACGCCACGGTGATCGAGCGGCTCGATGCGGCCGGCGCCATCCTCCTCGGTAAGTCGAACATGGACGAGTTCGCCATGGGCTCGTCCACGGAGAACTCCGCCTTCGGTCCCACCCGTAATCCCTGGGATGCGTCGCGCGTCCCCGGCGGCTCGAGCGGCGGCTCGGCGGCGGCGGTGGCGGCCGACTTCGTCGGCTTCGGCCTGGGTTCGGATACGGGCGGCTCCATCCGCCTACCCGCGTCTTTCTGCGGCGTCGTCGGGCTCAAGCCCACCTACGGGCGCGTCTCGCGCTACGGGCTCGTCGCCTTCGCCAGCTCCCTCGATCAGATCGGCCCGCTGGCGAAGAGCGTTGGCGACGCGGCGCTCGTGTTCGCATGTATCGCCGGGCACGATCGGCGCGACTCCACCTCCCTGCCTCTGGCTCCGCCAGCTCACGCCGGGCTCGGCGAGCCGCTTCCTGGCTTGCGAGTGGGGGTACCGCGGGACTGGCTCGGCGACGGCTTGGACGCCGCGGTGCGCCACGACTTCGACCGCGTCCTGGAACGGCTGCGCGACGCAGGTGCCGTTCTCGTGGACGTGCAGCTCCCGCATGCCTCCCACGGCGTCGCTTCCTACTACGTGGTCGCCACCGCCGAAGCCGCGTCGAACCTGGCCCGCTTCGACGGCGTCCGCTACACACGCCGCGCTGGCGCCGCCAGCGATCTGGCCACGCTCTTCGAGACCAGCCGCCGGGAAGGTTTCGGCGACGAGGTGAAGCGGCGCATCCTCCTCGGCACCTTCGTCCTCTCCTCGGGGTACTACGACGCCTACTATCTGCGCGCCCAGAAGGTGCGCACACTGCTGCGGCGCGATTTCGACGCCGCCTTCGCCCGCTGCGACATCATCGCCGTGCCGGCGGCGTCGACTCCGCCCTTCCGCCTGGGCGAGAAGACGAGCGACCCGCTGCAGATGTACCTCTCCGACATCTTCACCGTCCCGGCGAACCTCGCCGGCCTGCCTGCCATTTCCGTCCCCACCGGCATGAGCGACGGCTTACCACTGGGAACCCAGCTTCTTGCCCCGGCACTCGAAGAAGCGCGGCTGTTGCGCGCCGCGGCCTGGCTCGAGAGCCTGGTGGGTTTCGTCCCCCTCGGCCAGCGCCGCAACGGTCAGGGGGGCTGA
- the gatC gene encoding Asp-tRNA(Asn)/Glu-tRNA(Gln) amidotransferase subunit GatC — translation MEINDTLVRRLESLAALRLSAEERARLLPQLARILDYVRQLEDLDVSDVPPTTHVLDLPQPLRADAVQPSTPREEMLGNAPEPRAGFYRVPRFVGEDS, via the coding sequence ATGGAGATCAACGACACGCTCGTGCGTCGTCTCGAGTCGCTAGCGGCGCTGCGTCTGAGCGCGGAAGAGCGTGCCCGCTTGTTGCCGCAACTGGCCCGCATCCTCGACTATGTGCGCCAGCTGGAAGACTTGGACGTGTCCGACGTGCCGCCGACGACGCACGTGCTCGACCTGCCCCAGCCGCTCCGAGCCGATGCCGTGCAGCCTTCGACCCCGCGGGAGGAGATGCTGGGCAACGCTCCCGAGCCGCGCGCTGGCTTCTATCGCGTGCCGCGCTTCGTCGGGGAGGACTCCTAG
- a CDS encoding cytochrome c peroxidase — translation MRRALAFRLALAFPSCLLALAFLACGRSEQANEEGAAAGRAASPAPSAAAPAPWEVPADFEPVPIPADNPMTLAKVQLGRKLYFDPRLSGDGKLACYTCHVCEHGLTDGRPTAVGAFGKTITRSAPTMWNVGYHDSLYWDGRSPTLEKQAVAAWKGANMGAKPDSVVTALQNDPDYARAFQEVFGGPMSVDHAGMALAAYMRTILCVDTPQDRALRGDATALDAAARRGKELFYGKARCGACHLGNLFTDLKYHNVGIGKPDADPGRFKVSQNPRDTGAFKTPTLRDVTRSAPYFHDGSVATLEEAVDIMAGGGIANPHLDPLLQDNKLTAAEKSDLIAFLHALTCPCDSQALSLAPR, via the coding sequence ATGCGTCGTGCCCTCGCGTTCCGCCTCGCTCTCGCCTTCCCTTCTTGCTTGCTCGCTCTCGCCTTCCTTGCCTGCGGCCGATCGGAACAGGCGAACGAGGAAGGCGCCGCCGCAGGACGCGCGGCGTCCCCCGCGCCGAGCGCTGCGGCGCCTGCACCTTGGGAAGTCCCGGCCGACTTCGAGCCCGTCCCGATCCCGGCGGACAACCCGATGACGCTCGCCAAGGTGCAGCTGGGCCGGAAGCTCTATTTCGACCCGCGTCTGTCCGGCGACGGCAAGCTGGCCTGCTACACCTGTCATGTCTGCGAGCATGGCCTCACCGATGGGCGTCCCACCGCCGTCGGCGCCTTCGGCAAGACGATCACCCGTTCCGCGCCGACGATGTGGAACGTGGGTTACCACGACTCCTTGTACTGGGACGGCCGCTCACCGACCTTGGAGAAGCAGGCGGTGGCGGCATGGAAGGGCGCCAACATGGGCGCCAAGCCGGACAGTGTCGTCACGGCTTTGCAGAACGACCCCGACTACGCCCGCGCCTTCCAGGAGGTGTTCGGCGGGCCCATGAGCGTGGACCACGCAGGGATGGCCCTCGCCGCCTACATGCGTACGATCTTGTGCGTGGACACACCCCAAGACCGGGCCCTGCGGGGCGACGCCACGGCTCTCGACGCGGCGGCGCGCCGCGGCAAGGAACTCTTCTATGGCAAGGCTCGCTGCGGCGCCTGCCATCTCGGCAATCTGTTCACCGATCTCAAGTATCACAATGTGGGCATCGGCAAGCCCGACGCCGACCCGGGGCGCTTCAAGGTCAGCCAGAATCCGCGCGACACCGGCGCTTTCAAGACGCCGACGCTGCGCGACGTCACCCGGTCGGCGCCGTACTTCCACGACGGTAGCGTCGCCACCCTGGAAGAAGCGGTGGACATCATGGCGGGCGGCGGCATCGCCAACCCGCATCTCGACCCGCTCCTGCAGGACAACAAGCTGACGGCGGCGGAGAAGAGCGACCTGATCGCTTTCCTGCACGCTCTCACCTGTCCCTGCGATTCCCAGGCGCTGTCGCTCGCCCCGCGCTGA